From Candidatus Nucleicultrix amoebiphila FS5, a single genomic window includes:
- the nusA gene encoding transcription termination factor NusA, whose amino-acid sequence MVTQTTGIINTEILSVADTVAREKGIDREEVILAMEMAIQKASRAKYGMERNIQASIDRKTGEISLASIITVVDEVVDEHTEIDLKEARKIHPEINVGEEIRTPLPPIDLGRVAAQTAKQIIFQKVRDAERQKQHEEFKDRIGEIISGQVKRVEFGNVIVEMGRAEGFLARDQLIPRESFRPGDRIRCYIMDVRQEVRGPQIFLSRTHPQFMAGLFKQEVPEIYDGLIEIKSVARDPGSRAKISVTSGDRGIDPVGACVGLRGSRVQAVINELQGEKIDIIPWSGNPAVFVVNALIPAEATKVVLDEETNRVEVIVSDDQLSLAIGRRGQNVRLASELTGLHIDILSESEESNRRTTETKMRSALFVEALDVDEVLAHLLVNEGFTSVEEIVMIPEHDLLAIEGFEKELVDELKSRAQNFLDQQDQENQKKYLDLQIDKSLIESKGLTPKMVIALAQKGIKNGNDLADLASDELREILPDIAEDVANQIIMNARAKWFNSEPENRA is encoded by the coding sequence ATGGTTACACAGACAACGGGTATCATCAATACTGAAATTCTAAGTGTTGCTGACACAGTGGCACGGGAGAAAGGCATTGATAGAGAAGAAGTCATTCTTGCTATGGAAATGGCTATTCAAAAGGCGAGCCGTGCTAAATACGGTATGGAACGTAATATCCAAGCATCTATTGATCGCAAGACTGGAGAGATATCCCTTGCTTCCATTATAACAGTGGTTGATGAAGTTGTTGATGAACACACAGAGATTGATTTAAAAGAAGCCCGTAAAATCCACCCAGAGATCAATGTGGGTGAAGAAATTCGCACTCCCCTCCCTCCTATTGATTTAGGGCGTGTAGCAGCTCAAACAGCAAAGCAAATTATTTTTCAAAAAGTACGCGATGCAGAGCGTCAAAAGCAACATGAAGAATTTAAAGATCGCATAGGCGAAATTATCAGCGGTCAAGTCAAACGCGTTGAATTCGGTAATGTCATCGTTGAAATGGGACGCGCTGAAGGATTTTTGGCGCGTGATCAATTGATCCCACGAGAAAGTTTTCGCCCTGGTGACCGCATTCGTTGCTATATTATGGATGTCCGCCAAGAAGTACGCGGGCCTCAAATATTTCTTTCACGTACGCATCCCCAATTTATGGCAGGTCTGTTCAAACAAGAAGTCCCGGAAATTTATGATGGCCTGATCGAGATTAAATCTGTCGCTAGAGATCCTGGAAGTAGAGCTAAGATATCTGTAACTTCAGGGGATCGTGGCATTGATCCCGTTGGAGCTTGTGTTGGTCTTCGTGGAAGTCGCGTACAAGCGGTTATTAATGAGCTGCAGGGCGAAAAGATCGACATTATTCCTTGGTCAGGCAATCCAGCCGTATTCGTAGTCAACGCTTTGATTCCAGCTGAAGCAACAAAAGTTGTCTTGGATGAAGAAACCAATCGCGTTGAAGTAATCGTATCCGATGACCAGCTTTCATTAGCTATTGGTCGTCGTGGTCAAAACGTACGTTTAGCCAGTGAATTAACCGGTCTTCATATCGATATCTTATCTGAATCTGAAGAATCAAATCGTCGCACAACTGAAACAAAAATGCGTTCCGCTCTCTTTGTAGAAGCGTTGGATGTGGATGAAGTTCTTGCTCATCTTTTGGTCAATGAAGGATTTACGTCCGTTGAAGAAATCGTTATGATCCCCGAACATGACCTTCTTGCTATCGAAGGCTTTGAAAAAGAATTGGTAGACGAACTCAAGTCGAGAGCCCAGAATTTTCTTGATCAACAAGATCAAGAAAATCAAAAGAAATACTTAGATCTACAGATCGACAAGTCTCTGATTGAATCTAAGGGCTTAACACCAAAAATGGTTATTGCTCTCGCCCAAAAAGGCATTAAAAATGGCAATGATCTCGCTGATTTGGCCAGTGATGAGTTAAGAGAAATTCTACCTGACATCGCTGAAGATGTTGCCAATCAAATTATTATGAATGCACGTGCTAAATGGTTTAATTCCGAACCAGAGAACCGAGCATAA
- a CDS encoding N-acetylmuramic acid 6-phosphate etherase family protein: MNNWVYLALALLIGFSMNFMNAAAKASKSELSYEDFKASVDFEDTTTEKRHPKTFGLSQTMKKNRQAGLELLHNVDQENISPLKNAFAQHQSQLLSELSSCFKTEGRLILVGSGTSGRIALQLEAEWRQYWQKQSSEQNLFHYENAVCAVIAGGPRAFVRAKEGFEDSVSSGKEAIKNLKVHPKDIVVLISASGSAKFNIGAGIEARNSHCQTYYFYNSETPSKMTKTLFEDYQVQHIRLVTGPQSITGSTRLQAGTMGLAFWGHLLNQVALNITDADSIEDAATTFTDQVAVLHSTLRNFLPTVSTIIQLEKDVLSDENADFYKTKATNQKGYITFIAPPKTLPTVKIDATETAPTFSTNPPRSVKDKAKQLKEAEFRAYMLGSSTNKKAWQDLLGRSLNSVEAIDAEEILLSSQADGDYGAFKDRPKGLGNLVIGVAKSRLTPEHASEMITILSDAKAKGAQTAFIGVLEEDSIDDHVTALKALTHAPLIIPYKVENDPLNILSTILLKQCLNLISNGTMIEMGKVYDNLMIDVSPSNDKLIDRVIRLVQTIHSMHHDESTKLDEKDLYHMVLETKKLKKSFEEDQGISTPPIVKTILTMIEKSVDFVTAITLLQENDQDFETLLYSQK, translated from the coding sequence ATGAATAATTGGGTATACTTAGCTTTAGCTTTGTTAATAGGATTTTCCATGAACTTTATGAATGCTGCTGCTAAAGCAAGTAAATCTGAACTCAGTTATGAAGATTTTAAAGCTTCGGTTGATTTTGAAGATACTACAACAGAAAAGCGTCATCCAAAAACCTTTGGTCTTAGTCAAACCATGAAAAAAAATCGACAAGCTGGCTTAGAACTTCTCCATAATGTTGATCAAGAAAATATATCCCCTTTAAAAAATGCTTTTGCACAACACCAGTCTCAACTTCTCTCTGAATTATCAAGCTGTTTCAAAACTGAAGGACGCTTAATCCTAGTGGGATCGGGAACGAGTGGTCGTATTGCCCTCCAATTAGAAGCTGAATGGCGTCAATATTGGCAAAAACAGTCATCGGAGCAGAATCTTTTTCATTATGAAAATGCTGTCTGTGCTGTAATTGCAGGTGGTCCACGTGCCTTTGTCCGCGCCAAAGAAGGCTTTGAAGACAGCGTTTCTTCGGGAAAAGAAGCAATAAAAAATTTAAAGGTGCACCCAAAAGATATTGTTGTATTAATTTCTGCGAGTGGCTCAGCCAAATTCAATATTGGCGCAGGCATTGAAGCGCGTAACTCTCACTGCCAAACTTATTATTTTTACAATAGTGAAACGCCTTCAAAAATGACTAAAACCCTTTTTGAAGACTATCAAGTGCAACACATTCGATTAGTCACTGGTCCTCAATCCATTACGGGTTCAACACGTTTGCAAGCTGGAACCATGGGTCTTGCTTTTTGGGGGCATCTTTTAAATCAAGTTGCCCTCAATATTACTGATGCAGACTCTATAGAAGATGCTGCGACAACTTTCACCGATCAGGTAGCAGTCCTTCACTCGACGCTCAGAAATTTTTTACCCACAGTGTCCACTATCATTCAGTTAGAAAAAGATGTTTTATCTGACGAGAATGCTGATTTTTATAAAACAAAAGCGACCAATCAAAAGGGGTATATCACCTTTATTGCTCCTCCTAAGACTTTACCCACTGTTAAAATTGATGCCACAGAAACAGCTCCAACATTTTCGACCAATCCACCCAGATCTGTGAAGGATAAAGCAAAACAATTAAAGGAAGCTGAATTCCGAGCCTATATGCTTGGATCTTCAACTAATAAAAAAGCGTGGCAAGATCTTTTGGGGCGCTCTTTGAATAGCGTTGAAGCGATAGACGCAGAAGAAATTTTGCTTTCTTCTCAAGCTGATGGCGATTATGGCGCCTTTAAAGATCGTCCAAAAGGTCTGGGAAACCTTGTTATTGGAGTTGCCAAAAGTCGATTAACTCCAGAACATGCCAGTGAAATGATCACTATCCTCAGCGACGCTAAAGCTAAGGGCGCTCAAACAGCTTTTATTGGAGTTCTTGAAGAAGATTCAATCGATGATCATGTGACTGCTTTAAAAGCTCTCACCCATGCTCCGCTCATCATTCCTTACAAAGTAGAAAATGATCCTTTAAACATTTTGTCAACCATACTTCTCAAACAATGCTTGAATCTCATTTCTAATGGCACAATGATTGAAATGGGGAAAGTATACGATAACTTGATGATCGACGTTTCGCCTTCCAATGATAAACTTATTGATCGTGTTATACGCCTCGTTCAAACAATTCATTCTATGCATCATGATGAAAGCACTAAACTTGACGAAAAAGACCTCTATCACATGGTCTTGGAAACAAAAAAACTCAAAAAATCCTTTGAAGAAGACCAAGGCATCTCAACACCTCCTATTGTAAAAACTATTCTAACGATGATTGAGAAAAGTGTTGATTTTGTAACAGCCATCACCCTGCTTCAAGAAAATGACCAAGATTTTGAGACTTTGCTATATTCTCAAAAATAG
- a CDS encoding NADH-ubiquinone oxidoreductase subunit NDUFA12 family protein, which translates to MGTDSYGNKYYRERFLFMKPNRRPKRWVIFKGVAEGSKVPAEWYGWLHYSLEEPIRDRQKYFWEKPHRPNLTGTSLAYLPSKHSLKLSGDKKSKNSNYDAWVPKKTVKSKPKVKSALKQKKTSKGKK; encoded by the coding sequence GTGGGCACTGATTCTTACGGGAATAAGTACTATCGCGAGCGCTTTTTATTTATGAAACCTAACCGTAGACCTAAACGTTGGGTGATTTTTAAAGGTGTTGCTGAAGGTTCAAAAGTGCCTGCAGAGTGGTATGGATGGTTACATTATTCTTTAGAAGAGCCTATTCGTGATCGGCAGAAGTATTTTTGGGAAAAGCCCCATCGACCTAATTTGACAGGGACATCCTTGGCTTATTTACCTTCTAAACATAGTTTAAAATTATCAGGAGATAAAAAGTCCAAGAATTCTAATTATGATGCATGGGTGCCTAAAAAGACTGTAAAGTCCAAGCCAAAGGTAAAGAGCGCGTTAAAACAAAAGAAGACAAGTAAGGGTAAGAAATGA
- the mlaD gene encoding outer membrane lipid asymmetry maintenance protein MlaD — protein sequence MRTNLIETIMGAVVLAVAVFFLVFAYTSSRVRPNGGNIFHARFDRVDGLKIGSDVRMSGVKVGSVQKVRIDPKNFFALVELSVEPQISLPKDTSAEIVTDGFLGGKYMALVPGGDDENIKPGGDIIYTQSSVSLEAMIGQLIFNNKSTKKEGDSGEGKAGHSSATVPTTEASGPSPNA from the coding sequence ATGAGGACAAATCTTATTGAAACAATAATGGGTGCAGTTGTTTTGGCTGTAGCAGTATTTTTTCTAGTTTTTGCTTATACGAGTAGCCGTGTAAGACCAAATGGGGGGAACATTTTTCATGCTCGTTTTGATCGTGTGGATGGCTTAAAAATTGGCAGCGATGTGCGTATGAGTGGTGTCAAAGTAGGAAGCGTTCAAAAAGTCAGAATCGATCCAAAAAACTTTTTTGCACTTGTTGAGCTATCTGTTGAACCCCAAATTTCTTTACCAAAAGATACTTCGGCTGAGATTGTTACTGATGGTTTCTTGGGAGGGAAATATATGGCACTTGTGCCTGGTGGAGATGATGAGAACATTAAGCCTGGGGGAGATATTATTTATACGCAATCTTCTGTAAGCTTGGAAGCAATGATTGGTCAATTGATCTTCAATAATAAATCGACCAAGAAGGAAGGTGATTCAGGAGAAGGAAAGGCCGGTCATTCCAGTGCAACAGTGCCGACAACCGAAGCGTCAGGCCCAAGCCCGAACGCATAA
- a CDS encoding S66 family peptidase — translation MFAEKLAKGDEVRVIAPSRSLKIISADNISYAVKVLESLGLKVTFGKHVNEEDTFQSSSISSRIEDLHDAFHDKNVKAILAVIGGSNANQLLKYIDYDLIKSNPKIFCGFSDITALQNAIYHKTGLVTYSGPQFSSFAMKKGFEYTRDFFKKIFFDSSPIHLTVSETWSNDAWFSDQENRIFHVNEGYWIIHPGDATGTIVGGNLSTIQLLHGTAYMPSFKNTVLFLEADSITEGACVFEFDRDLQSLIHQPYFDQVKALIIGRFEQKFSMDLEKLTLIINSKQELNDIPVIANADFGHTTPIFTFPIGGLCVLKSNQTSVTINLIEH, via the coding sequence ATATTTGCTGAAAAACTAGCCAAAGGAGATGAGGTCAGGGTCATAGCCCCCTCCCGAAGTCTTAAAATCATATCTGCGGATAATATTTCTTACGCCGTGAAGGTTCTAGAATCATTAGGACTGAAAGTAACTTTTGGCAAACATGTGAATGAAGAAGATACGTTTCAATCGTCATCTATATCATCGCGCATAGAAGACCTGCATGATGCCTTCCATGATAAAAACGTCAAAGCCATCCTTGCCGTTATCGGAGGATCTAATGCTAATCAGCTTCTCAAATACATCGACTATGATCTCATCAAAAGCAATCCTAAGATCTTTTGTGGATTTTCTGATATTACAGCTTTACAAAATGCTATCTACCATAAGACCGGTTTAGTTACTTATTCTGGCCCCCAATTCAGCTCTTTTGCAATGAAAAAAGGATTTGAGTATACGCGCGATTTTTTTAAGAAAATATTTTTTGATTCTTCGCCAATTCATTTAACCGTATCAGAAACTTGGTCAAACGATGCCTGGTTTTCAGATCAAGAAAATAGGATTTTTCACGTCAACGAGGGTTATTGGATTATTCATCCCGGTGATGCCACAGGGACAATTGTCGGAGGCAATTTAAGCACAATTCAATTACTTCACGGCACAGCCTACATGCCTTCCTTTAAAAATACAGTTTTGTTTTTAGAAGCTGACTCTATTACAGAAGGCGCCTGCGTTTTTGAATTCGACCGTGATCTTCAATCCCTCATACATCAACCTTACTTTGATCAAGTAAAAGCTCTCATTATTGGTCGTTTTGAACAAAAATTCAGCATGGATTTAGAAAAACTCACATTGATCATCAACTCAAAACAAGAGTTAAATGATATTCCCGTCATTGCCAATGCTGACTTTGGTCATACAACTCCCATATTTACCTTTCCCATAGGGGGCTTATGTGTTCTTAAATCTAATCAGACATCAGTAACGATCAATTTGATAGAGCATTGA
- a CDS encoding ribosome maturation factor RimP, whose translation MLQRIEKIIEPTLNALGYDLVYVSLGGGGNRQTLLVMIENQDQTMVSIDDCVRASRELSVLLDIEDPISTPYNLEVSSPGFDRPLVKIQDFIRFQGNEIKLQTHNPVENRKRFKGILVKALEDHIILEVEGQTYEIPYQEIRMARLVPKFQELEVKPPVKKR comes from the coding sequence GTGCTCCAACGCATCGAAAAGATCATCGAACCAACTTTAAACGCCCTCGGGTATGATTTGGTCTATGTATCTTTAGGCGGAGGTGGAAATAGGCAGACACTTTTAGTGATGATTGAGAACCAAGACCAAACAATGGTTTCGATCGATGATTGTGTCAGAGCCAGTCGAGAGTTGTCGGTACTATTAGACATTGAAGACCCTATTAGCACACCCTACAATCTTGAAGTATCGTCTCCTGGTTTTGACCGACCTTTGGTTAAAATTCAGGATTTTATACGGTTTCAAGGCAATGAGATTAAATTACAAACTCATAATCCTGTTGAGAACCGGAAAAGGTTTAAAGGAATTTTAGTAAAAGCCTTAGAGGATCATATTATCCTTGAGGTTGAGGGGCAGACCTACGAGATCCCCTACCAAGAAATTCGGATGGCACGTTTAGTGCCAAAATTTCAGGAACTTGAGGTTAAACCCCCAGTAAAAAAGAGGTAG